The following proteins are co-located in the Clostridiales bacterium genome:
- a CDS encoding IS21 family transposase, whose translation MLTMDDIKYIKRMHDCEGVSIREIMRRTGYHYETIKKYLDLNDFNESFRAPRDSYSLLDPLKPVVDQWLTDDLKAPRKQRHTAKRVYERLQEEYPDLVEVKLRTVQYYVSQKKKELYQSQQKAYLPLYHPPGEAQADFGHFSYYDNHGELVDALKLTLSFPYSNQSYCQIFGGENQECLLQGMKNIFEYIGAVPVRIVFDNLSTAVAQMGSGHDRIMTEKFKSFSAHYGFEPFFCNGGAGWEKGNVENKVGYERRNLFVPVPTILDFEQFNQRLFQSCDKDAQRSHYVKEELICQLFKEEKKDMIPLNPIPFEVFSFGRSQINMERSPLTATCTLLLQTMRRIQSM comes from the coding sequence ATGTTAACAATGGACGATATCAAGTATATCAAACGAATGCATGATTGTGAAGGGGTTTCAATAAGGGAGATCATGCGCCGTACCGGTTATCACTATGAAACGATAAAGAAATACCTGGATTTGAATGACTTCAACGAGTCATTCCGTGCACCAAGAGACTCATACTCGCTTCTTGATCCCCTGAAGCCAGTTGTTGATCAATGGCTCACAGATGATTTGAAAGCTCCACGAAAGCAGCGTCACACTGCAAAGCGTGTATATGAGAGGCTGCAGGAAGAATATCCCGATTTAGTAGAGGTGAAGCTGCGCACCGTCCAATACTATGTATCACAGAAGAAAAAGGAGCTTTATCAGTCGCAGCAGAAGGCATATCTTCCCCTTTATCATCCGCCCGGTGAAGCTCAAGCTGACTTTGGTCATTTCAGCTATTACGATAATCATGGAGAACTGGTGGATGCCCTAAAACTCACGCTTTCGTTTCCATACAGCAATCAATCCTACTGCCAGATATTCGGTGGAGAAAATCAGGAGTGTCTGCTGCAGGGAATGAAAAATATCTTCGAGTACATCGGTGCGGTTCCCGTGAGGATCGTATTTGATAATCTATCCACAGCAGTGGCGCAGATGGGCAGCGGCCATGATCGAATCATGACAGAGAAATTTAAGAGTTTTTCTGCGCATTATGGATTCGAGCCATTTTTCTGCAATGGCGGAGCCGGTTGGGAAAAAGGCAATGTGGAAAACAAGGTTGGCTATGAACGCAGAAATCTATTTGTGCCGGTTCCGACCATCCTTGATTTTGAACAGTTTAATCAGAGACTGTTCCAATCCTGCGATAAAGATGCGCAGCGCAGTCACTATGTGAAGGAGGAGCTAATCTGCCAGCTGTTTAAAGAAGAGAAAAAAGATATGATTCCTTTGAATCCGATTCCATTTGAAGTCTTTTCCTTTGGGAGATCGCAGATAAATATGGAAAGGTCGCCTTTGACAGCAACCTGTACTCTGCTTCTCCAAACTATGCGAAGAATACAGTCTATGTAA
- a CDS encoding ferredoxin: MVINKVWAAYFSATDTTKRTISEIAVVIAEGLDASLETLDFTLPSGRATPAEFNKGELVVFGTPVYAGRVPNVLLKYLETIRGNGALAVPVVLYGNRNYDDALIELRDLLERAGLHTIAAAAFIGEHSFSEVLAGGRPDAEDLKLIKLFAEKTAEGLKQHGFAAEYGGLGPVPVKGTPQPYSGYYQPRDRKGNPVDIRKVTPVTEAVCNDCKLCAQICPMGSIDFEQVSMLSGICIKCCACIKKCPVGAKHFTDPGYLYHQKELEEGFARRAEPEWFLSPLLTE; encoded by the coding sequence ATGGTGATCAACAAAGTGTGGGCAGCGTATTTCAGTGCCACGGACACGACGAAGCGCACGATATCGGAAATTGCCGTTGTGATCGCTGAAGGGCTAGATGCCAGTCTTGAGACGCTTGATTTTACGCTTCCGTCCGGGAGGGCTACTCCCGCGGAGTTCAACAAGGGAGAACTGGTTGTTTTTGGAACACCCGTATATGCGGGCCGGGTTCCCAATGTGCTGCTGAAATATTTAGAAACAATTAGAGGGAACGGAGCACTGGCAGTGCCGGTAGTTTTATACGGAAACAGGAACTACGATGATGCTCTTATTGAACTGAGGGATCTGCTGGAGCGGGCAGGCCTACATACCATTGCTGCTGCCGCGTTTATCGGCGAGCACTCCTTTTCTGAAGTGCTGGCAGGAGGCAGACCGGATGCGGAAGATTTGAAGCTGATCAAGCTCTTCGCCGAAAAGACGGCGGAAGGCTTGAAACAGCACGGATTCGCTGCGGAGTACGGGGGACTCGGCCCGGTTCCAGTCAAGGGAACACCTCAGCCATATAGCGGGTATTATCAGCCCCGCGATCGGAAAGGAAATCCTGTAGATATTCGAAAGGTGACACCGGTAACAGAGGCAGTATGCAATGACTGCAAGCTATGCGCTCAAATATGCCCTATGGGATCCATTGACTTCGAACAGGTGTCGATGCTTTCCGGAATTTGCATCAAATGTTGTGCCTGCATTAAGAAATGCCCCGTCGGAGCAAAACACTTTACCGACCCCGGGTACCTGTATCATCAAAAGGAGCTGGAGGAGGGGTTTGCGCGTAGGGCTGAACCGGAATGGTTTCTGAGTCCCTTACTAACGGAATGA
- a CDS encoding ATP-binding protein, whose amino-acid sequence MSIFHIDINNISMDNIDNLINDEVVESKTLEYKREFNFDTRSARVEFLYDLTAMANSGGGDIIFGIEDCDGKPRIIGLPIDSLDTLKLKIESILRDCVTPRLKYEIKPIKTKNDRYIIIIRICEGTNVPHMVLPGGSGFYKRNHSGKQPMSIDELRECFMTSAGYSKEAYLFHLKDELEYNKEVMDDLKKYLFENPPIKSAFEAVNAGTLHFRLEAWNAIVRAGILPFLTYEQQSSFQAVDKSIRNAARLIQMVDEEWKRIVEFHDWDISHKNPQPAPLKEECKNKRWYLNELIDNGIRSIEKAINTF is encoded by the coding sequence ATGTCCATATTTCATATTGATATTAATAATATTTCAATGGACAATATTGATAATCTAATTAATGATGAAGTCGTTGAATCAAAAACTTTGGAATATAAAAGAGAGTTTAATTTTGATACAAGGAGCGCTAGAGTTGAATTTCTTTATGATTTGACGGCGATGGCTAATTCAGGGGGTGGAGATATCATATTTGGCATTGAGGACTGCGATGGAAAACCCAGAATAATTGGGTTACCAATTGATAGTTTAGACACTTTGAAGCTTAAAATTGAAAGTATTCTTAGAGATTGTGTTACGCCTCGGCTAAAGTATGAAATTAAGCCTATTAAAACGAAAAATGATAGATACATAATTATTATTCGCATATGTGAAGGTACAAACGTACCACATATGGTTTTGCCTGGAGGTAGCGGTTTTTACAAAAGAAACCATAGTGGTAAACAACCAATGTCAATTGATGAATTGAGGGAGTGTTTTATGACAAGCGCAGGATACTCAAAAGAAGCGTACTTATTTCATTTAAAAGATGAGCTTGAATACAATAAAGAAGTTATGGATGATTTAAAAAAATATCTTTTTGAAAATCCACCAATTAAAAGTGCTTTTGAAGCCGTTAATGCTGGGACTTTGCATTTTAGACTCGAAGCTTGGAATGCTATTGTTAGGGCTGGGATATTACCCTTTTTAACATATGAGCAGCAGAGTTCATTCCAAGCGGTAGATAAGAGTATAAGGAATGCAGCACGATTGATCCAAATGGTCGATGAAGAGTGGAAACGTATTGTGGAATTTCATGATTGGGATATATCACATAAAAATCCGCAACCTGCACCACTAAAAGAGGAATGCAAAAACAAACGATGGTATTTAAATGAATTAATCGACAATGGTATAAGAAGCATTGAGAAGGCAATAAATACTTTTTAG
- a CDS encoding IS256 family transposase, translated as MSEKIIQLNEGIIKDELKELVRSSVEETLNGLLEKEAEELINASKYERTAEREGYRAGHYDRNLATTSGEVTLKMPKLKGVAFETAIIERYRRRESSVEEALIEMYLAGVSVRRVEDITEALWGTKVSPSTISELNKKAYVHIENWRNRQLTHSSYAYVYVDGIYLKRNWGGEYENVAILIAIGVNEDGYREVIGAMEGMKEDKASWTEFFKWLKSRGLTGVKLVIGDKCLGMLESIGEVYPDAKYQRCVVHFYRNMFSVVPRSKMKSVAKMLKAIHSQENKKAAREKAKAVIEELRQMKLKEAADKLEKGIEETLTYMAFPYEHWLKIRTTNLVERINREIRRRTRVVGTFPDGNSALMLVCARLRHVTGTQWGIKRYMNMKHLENCSTEESESENMAG; from the coding sequence ATGTCTGAAAAAATTATACAACTAAACGAGGGAATAATCAAAGACGAATTAAAGGAACTCGTCAGATCCAGCGTAGAAGAAACTCTAAATGGGCTTTTAGAGAAAGAAGCTGAAGAACTGATCAATGCCAGTAAATATGAGCGTACTGCTGAGCGTGAGGGTTACCGTGCCGGACATTATGACCGTAATCTGGCAACCACCTCAGGAGAAGTAACCCTGAAGATGCCAAAGCTAAAAGGAGTTGCCTTTGAAACTGCAATTATCGAAAGGTATCGCCGCCGAGAAAGTTCAGTGGAAGAAGCACTGATCGAGATGTACCTGGCCGGGGTATCCGTTCGAAGAGTTGAAGATATAACGGAAGCGCTATGGGGTACCAAAGTATCTCCTTCGACCATCAGCGAACTCAACAAAAAAGCATATGTACATATAGAAAACTGGAGAAACCGGCAGCTTACTCATAGCTCATATGCTTACGTGTATGTTGACGGGATCTATCTCAAACGGAACTGGGGTGGCGAATACGAGAATGTGGCCATCCTGATTGCAATTGGAGTCAATGAGGACGGATATCGTGAAGTAATTGGTGCAATGGAAGGTATGAAGGAAGACAAGGCTAGCTGGACAGAGTTTTTCAAATGGCTGAAAAGCCGAGGACTTACCGGGGTTAAACTGGTGATTGGTGACAAATGCCTAGGAATGTTGGAGTCGATCGGTGAAGTCTATCCGGATGCAAAATACCAGCGCTGCGTTGTTCATTTCTACCGCAACATGTTTTCCGTTGTTCCTCGCTCGAAGATGAAGTCAGTAGCCAAAATGCTTAAGGCGATTCATAGCCAGGAAAACAAGAAAGCCGCTAGAGAAAAGGCTAAGGCTGTTATCGAAGAACTGAGGCAAATGAAGCTTAAAGAAGCTGCGGATAAGCTGGAAAAAGGAATTGAAGAAACACTTACCTACATGGCATTCCCTTACGAACACTGGCTGAAGATCCGCACCACAAATCTGGTAGAGCGGATCAACCGAGAGATCAGGCGCCGAACCAGAGTGGTTGGCACCTTTCCCGACGGGAACTCTGCCCTGATGCTAGTCTGTGCCCGCTTACGCCATGTTACAGGAACCCAATGGGGCATTAAGCGGTATATGAATATGAAACATCTTGAAAACTGCAGCACAGAAGAATCCGAATCAGAAAACATGGCTGGCTAA
- a CDS encoding ATP-binding protein, with protein sequence MKDRIAILCRELRLSATFAENAVQLSGSTNQEYLLEVLEAEIRYRNHKRRNLHLKQAGFDNIKTFENYQFERITIPNTLTIDALKSLDFIARKENLILYSRNGAGKSHMATALGVEACMQGKKVRFFKTAALVNELTDAKASGSLNRLLKRLSKLDLLICDEWGYLPFDAEGSQLLFQVIADCYEKRSLIITTNIEFSKWNGIFYDDQLTAALIDRLVHHSHLVVFDRDSWRFEHSLMKDSATN encoded by the coding sequence ATGAAAGATAGAATTGCAATATTATGCAGGGAGCTTCGTTTAAGTGCAACCTTTGCGGAAAATGCAGTGCAGCTCTCCGGCTCGACAAACCAGGAATACCTGCTTGAGGTGTTGGAAGCAGAAATCCGATATCGCAACCACAAGCGACGAAATCTCCACTTGAAGCAGGCCGGATTTGACAACATAAAAACCTTTGAAAATTATCAATTTGAGAGAATTACGATTCCAAATACATTAACTATAGATGCCTTGAAGTCGCTTGATTTCATAGCCAGAAAAGAAAATCTCATCCTGTACAGCCGAAACGGCGCCGGAAAAAGTCACATGGCAACAGCACTTGGCGTAGAGGCTTGTATGCAGGGGAAAAAGGTGAGATTCTTCAAAACAGCGGCTCTGGTCAATGAACTGACCGATGCCAAAGCATCCGGATCACTGAACAGACTGTTAAAACGACTCAGCAAACTTGACTTGCTGATTTGTGATGAATGGGGTTATCTTCCGTTTGATGCGGAAGGTTCCCAGCTCCTATTTCAGGTAATCGCAGACTGCTACGAAAAGCGCAGCCTGATTATTACAACCAATATTGAATTCAGCAAATGGAATGGAATCTTCTATGATGATCAACTGACAGCTGCTTTAATTGACCGGCTGGTACATCACAGTCATTTGGTTGTTTTTGACCGTGACAGTTGGAGATTTGAGCATTCACTTATGAAGGATTCGGCAACAAACTAA